Below is a window of Ochotona princeps isolate mOchPri1 chromosome 19, mOchPri1.hap1, whole genome shotgun sequence DNA.
TCTGGAGGCCAAGCGGAGACGAGAGAACAGAACACAGGtattttaaaactacattttttgCGCCCCCACCCCCTTTATAGCTTGGCTAAACCCTGAATATTCTAGAAGCAGCAGCATTCAAGATGTTCGTAACGGTATTCGGCTGAAGTTGCACTTCAAAGTCATTGAAACAGCCCTCCAACTCCAACAAGCCATTCCATCCACAACACGGGAAAGTAAGCCACACCCCAAGTAGTCCTTCTAGAAAAAGGCTCATGCCCAAAGAAGCAAATACCCCTAGAGCACTGGTCATGGTGACCTGATTCAGAAAATCATCAGACTCAAGAAAGAGCTGTAATTATTCGTCAGAATTTGGTTTCATTAGCTCAATTTGACTCACTTTGTAAGTGGACACCACCTTGAGGGACACGGGGACCCTGTAACAGCCCTCCCTTCAAACACCCAAACAATGATCCAGTGTCAACCAACCTGCAATGTGACACCACTGAACCCACAAGGACAAGGTACTGCACGTCTCACGATAATAGACAAACCAAATCATTATGGCTACACTTGTTTTAACACACAATTTAAGAACACTTCACAAGAGTGTTCCCTTTGACAGCTGTGATGTGTACATAATACAGACAAGACAGGCATCTCTACTGAAACtcctcttgaataaataaaagcacGTCAAGAAAccaaggagcagagcagcagcaccTAAAGCCTGGGACGTTTGTAACTAAATGCTGGTACCAGGTGGTCTAGCCGGTGAGGTGGCACTAAGAGGGGCAGAAAAGGAGCCGTCTGGGGTTGAACGTTTTTATTCTAGTGGCGTTGAGAGCACTCGTCTGGGCTTACAGTCCTGTCCCCGCAGTGCGCGGGAGAGCAGTCCTCCAACCGTCCTAGACTTTGGAGAGCAGACCGGACTCGGGAGCGCTGGCCTTAATTAGATTCTGGATCTCCTTGAACTTGGGGTGGTCTTTATCAgccaccagctgcagcagcacgGCCTCGCTGGTGGTCACGATGATGCCAGTCCGAGCAAGGCGCTTGCAAAGGGAAGATAACACGAACAGAGAAAGGAGTGTGAGAATGAACGTTATTTCTGAGCAGCCAAACAACAATGACACACAGCAATGAATGTCCTCTGCAAAGCCAAGGTCACAGTGTCAAATTCAGGGACATGAGCCCTGTCACAAACTCAATGTGCATACTTTCATATTGGTGTACTGCAGTGcaagctaataaaaaaaaaaaaacaccccaaacAAAACAGGTAGTCAATGTTACAACCTGGTCACAGAGGCCAGAGGCAGAAGGTTGAGCCGCGGCCCTCCCTGCAGAACCCAACGGGGCAGATGCCGCTGCGACCCCAGACACCTTTCCACCAGCTGACAACTGCTTcaaccctccctccttccctcaaaGACTGCTTTGGACTTACTGCTGAATGGATTAACCCCTTTTATTACAATTCATCCTTGTCTTGAGATTAAAAAAATCTGATTCCACCTACACTTCCCACTGGGCCATGCAACTCCTGTGCTATACAAAGCTGTGATTATAGCTGTACTTACTTAGTACCTTAGCTGGCACTTAGTGGCTATTCATCCAAAAGCAACAGCGAAGGGGTAACCGACTTCTGAGGCTCCAAGAGCTGACCTCTGGAGGCAACTAAAGTCTGGAATATTTTATTCCTAATGTATGACCCAATTCCATGTAACTCAAGCTTTTCATGCGTTAAAACTAACGTCAAAATGAAAAGGACCTTGAacttcttccttctccccataCCCAGCATACAGCCTGTAAGTCCCTCCCAGTAGGAGATCCTGTCTGCAGGAATGGGGGAGCAGACCTGCCGCCACCCAGGGGTAATACAACCACGAGTGCCACAAGCAGCTTCAGGACACAACTTAAGGCTGCACTGAGGTTTCTCCGGCAGCTTAAAGAACATCTTTACCCAACTGGTGCAGCGGAGTTAGAATAACCAAGGACAGGAGCATCaaggaggaggaacagaaagcagagggGAAGGAGAGCTGGGGCCAGGCGAAGAGAACTCTGCAGCAGGAATCCATTCTCTAGACACATCTGTCCTCAGAAATGTCTAGAAATGGGCAAACCTGTACCCAAAGAAGCACCCACTAGAGGGCACACATGAATGATTCGCAGGGCGATCAGAGGAgacccaagccacagcaggaaggCCGGCACGGCCACTCGTCCTTCAGGGGCTTCCCACCCACCTTGAGCCACAGAGGACAGTGACAGCCACCCCCACGGCCCAGGGAGCCAACGTGAGCCTCAACAGGCAGCACAAGCAAGGCACTGGGCAGCTGCCAACACACGCCAAGAGGGGTCAGAGATCACCCTGGCTTGCTGGCCCGCATGCACAAGCAAACAGCAGGCAGTGACATAGCAAGACATGACAGAGATCACTCCGGCTGTGCCCTACAGAAACTGACAAATGCCAAGGGAAGTCAGCTGAGGGaagctctccctcctcctccttgctGGGCAGTCAACTGATTCTAACACTGAAAACCTCCCAGATATCAGAAGGCCCCGGGCCTGCtccagacagaaaggaaggtcatGAAAACACGGCTAGCTGTTGGCCCAGGGTGTGGAAACGATCCTCCAACACCCAccaacccagccccagctcaccCTCACCACTGCCTGGCCCGTCCGGCATTCCTTCACTGCTCCCTGCTGGCATTTATCTCTCATTTATCTAGACAGGAGGAAAGAGACAGCAAAGAGCGTCTACGCACTGACTCATGCCCACTCGGTCATGGCATGTGGTCTCAATGTCCTCGGCTATGACAGGCAGAAGcgaaaagccaggagctcagccaaGCTAtgtgcatgggtggcagggacccagatacttAAGCCCTatggctgtctcccagggtctgcattagcaggagcctggGGTCGGGAACcagaaccaggactcgaaccctgTGCTGTGGGGTACAGGTGCCTCACCACCACACCAACCAGCTGCCCCTTCACTGCACATGGATTGGCAGGGactcagcctccctccctggTGAGGCAGGAAGGGGAGAAAACTGTTCCCAAGTCCAAGGCAAGAATCTTTCCGCCACGAAGAGGCTGcccccccaggcccagctgtgcccAGTGCCCCTACATGGCTCAGGGGCGGGCAGGAGAGTTCAGTCATAGTGGCACGGGCAGTCTGGACACTCACAAAAACACATTCCAGCACATGACCCCTAAACGGCACTGCTGAGCTCCAGGGGGTGTGACCGATGCTGGTTGCATTTCAAATGATCTGGCCAAGAGCCTGTGTTATGGGAACGTACGGGTCAGCAGAATGCAAGGCTGACAGATCCTTCCGTGGCACCTGCCTCAACCTGCAAGGGAACCTGAGCAGCCAGACACCCACAGCAGCCCCTGCCCTCCACGGGGGCCCTGGGCCACTTCTGTCCTTGGGCTTCAAGGGGGCACTGAAGGCCCAGCAGGATGGCTTAGTGGAGAATCCTggccttacaagcactgggatcccatatggcgttggttcatgtcccggctactccacttcccatccagccctctgcttgtggcctgggaaagcagtcgaggacggcccaaagccttgggaccctgcacccacaggggagatccagaagaagcttctggctcctggcttcagacaggcttggttctggccattgtggacacttggggaataaaccagtatacagaagatctttctgtctctccttctttcctcaaatctggttttccaataaaataaataaattaaaaaggggAGAGGGGTACTGAAAACTCAACTGCTGAGAGCACACCAGGCCCATATGCGTTAGGCTCCTGAAGTTTCCCCTTACACCTGCCAAACCAGTCCAACTAGGCCAATGGGAAGCAAAGGGTACTCTGACCTAGAAACCTAAAAACACAAGAGCACAAAGgcatgggggggtgggggaggagaccTACATCCATTCAAGTTCCAAGCAACCCAAGTACAGAACGGCCAGTCCAGGGGAGGGTGGATTTAGTGTGCTGTGCATGCTGCCGAGCTGAATGCCAGCTGCCTGACagatggcaggtgcccaagccacACTTACTGAGCACAGCATGTGGCGCAgcccccaggcaggcaggagtcAACAGCACTCCCCAGGCAGGCTGCTGGTCCAATCACCCCAGCATGTGGCGTGCACAGCTGGAGGAAGGACCTTAGCTGTATTTTAAACCAAGGTGACAGGGAATAAAGAGAGCTGACCAAACTACTAGTTTAACTGTCACAGTTAATAACCAAAAAGCAAACATTTCTCCTAAATTTCGGGACCAATTAGATCACCTCTGTAACATGAAAACTAAGAAGAATCGGCAAAGTGACAAATGCTGCTCCTTACCATCTGACCTATCTGATGCTTGCTCCCTCTGACCTTCGCACTGCCATCCCAGGCGATGCTCTTGGATCCAGATCCTTCCACACCCACCCGAGGCACCAGGTTCTTCACTCACTCACAGAAGCTCCTTCTCAGCCTGGGATTTTACCTCTGCATACATATCTAGGGAGACTAACTTCAGGAAAGTAACTATAGTCAAAACAGTTTCTCCAAAAGCAGCCCGAGCGTTTGGACTTTCCACCCCGCGGTGACAGGCAGCTTCTTCCAGTTGAGATTCAGGTGGCATTCAGCCATCTTTGTCATCCGAGTCTCATGGGAAGGCGGTAATGCCAGCCATCCAATGTTCCGTGATGGATGCCGTGAGAAAGAAATGTTGGGACACTTAGGAATGTAGTAGAAAAGTCCTTGAAATTGCCTTCCAGGCAGGAAAAGTTCTGCCTTACATGTTTTAGATTTTTGTTGGTTTTCCTCTCAAAACCAAAGTCTGCCCCTCAGAATACACCAAGGCTCATCCCCGCACACAGACTGCTGGCTGGCAGGGCAGACCTGACAGGGCAAGGGCGTACATGGCTGCCACTAAGAAAAAGGCAGCTGTCTCCCTCCTGACCATGAGAATGGCTTAAAGGCCATGGCTGGGCACAGCAGAACCTGAGCACCTGACTACCACAGAAGGGAATGGTACAGATGGTCTTGACCATGGTTTGACATGGTCACTCACACTGTTCCTCCTGGTCATTTCAGCACAGCACTCAATGGCTGCAGCCATGGTCAGCTGAGCCCACCGGAGCTGTGGGCCAGGCCCATCTGCCTGCGGCCAGCTCATCCATCCCCACCCCAATGCCCCTTCCTCATCCATGCCCCCTCACCACACTGGAAAACACCTCAGGCTCAAGAGCCCACAGAGCAGACCCTACAGAGAAAGCAGCTCCTGGGCCAGCTAAGAACACCTTGTGAGCTCACTGGAACAATCACGATTCCCTCGGCTCATTATATTCTTATTACAGAAAACAGTGACAGAACTCAGCAATTAAATCAGCATGCATGGGGCTCTGAAATTATTATAAGACTAGAATTAAATATGTAAGAGAAAGAGGGTGAGAGGCTCCCAAGCTGCAGGGCAGGCTTCCTGGAACTATGGGACGGCCTGCTCTTTAATAGACTTGGCGTAGAAATGGCTTACACATGATGACGGTTAGGCAATGATGACAAAGAAGCACTTATCAGTGCCCTGTGGCACACTGTGATGTAGCAAGGCCTGAGAGCCATGAAATACTGTGTGGGATCCAGGCCGGGACACTTACACATTCAAGTCAGGAAATGGGGCGTAAGGCTGGACCAGGATTCTGCCCTCAATGCCTTCATTTTGGGCTAGATCTTGACTGAGCTAAACCCAGTCCATTTTCCCTTAATTTGCAAATCTCTTCACTGTAAAGCTTAGGCTTCCTGAAATCTttcagttcatggaaaaaaaaaaaaaaagccaagagaaGAGTAACAAGGTATTTCCAGGAGCTCTGGGCTTTGCTAGAACCTAGTCCTGGGGAAGAGACAAGACGCAAAGCAGTACACACTAGTGACGCCTTGCAGGCCGGTCAGCGAGCCCCCACGAGGCTGGAAAACAGTGCGGGGAGATTGTCCCACTAGGTCTGAAACTTCAGAGGTCAAGCCTTCGCTGGACTCCATGTTCAACACTCCCCCCACCCACTCAGCAAAGTGGGTAAATGATCCATTTTCAAAGTGGACAGTTACCTCCAGAGCAAACATCCTGTCCATCATGCTTCTGGAGGAGGTGGCGTCGGCAACAATGTGAACCTCGATACCGCGGCCCACGAGCTCCAGGGCCGTCTGCTGGACGCACACGTGAGTCTTGTAGGAAAGCAAAGAGCGGAGATCAGAGCGCAGCAAGTTCACGCATCCCATCTACACTCACAGACAACACGAAAAAGCAGAATTGCCCTGCAAGTCCAATGGCCTTCCTCTGCATCTTTCTTCCTCCACTCGGTGAGGTTATCTTGAGCAGAACACAGCACTTCTGGCGTCGGCTTATTCCTCTGTAAGATGAGGAACTGGACTACATCAGCGCCTCTCACACTGGGACCCTGGAGCACATCCCCCCTCCCCGGCATCATCCCCGTGACCTCCACCTGCCTGGCCGGGCCACTCAGCTTGGATGGCACCCGCATTTGATTCTACCTCTGGATTCAGACCAAGTGCCCGACTCCAAGATTGTGTCTGCAGGGTGAGAATGTAGGAGAAAAGTGAGCCATGACAAGGCACCCGGTAGGAAAGGCAGGCCATGCTAAAAATAGCCCAAGACTTGGGCGGAAGATGCCCAGTTTCCATCACCTGCAACTGTGACGTGTAGAGCCTACTGCTGTAAACACTAACGCATTACCATGTCCCAGCATGTACGCTGACAACAACTGAATTACGCAGTGACGGAGGAGCTCAGCGATGCTACAATGCCAACTTTATCTTTCTATGACAAGACAGCTTGGGAGATTTATCAACTGACGCTTCATTAAAATTAGCACTGCAAGACTGCTTGCAGATCATTCTGATTAAACATGAGGTCTAATTATGATGAACAAGCAAAACGCCAGCATTTGGGAGGACACGTGTATACAAACAGGCTTCTTCCATACTGTCATTACTGAATTCAGTTCACAGAAACACAAAACGTACATCCAACAGACGCTACATCTTTCTACAATTGAACCCTGCTCTTAAAACTTCACAAGTAAAGTAAATATGTTTCATTGTTTCCTGAGCTTTCACAATTCTTTAATTCTTGGTCCATGTATTGCGTTAAAGCTAGCAATATATCAGCTGACATAAGCAGGAATAAgcatatttttgttctttaaaaggGTGTGTTCATGATACAACAGGACCTCAATGTTTTTCCTAGTGCAAATATGACAAAAGTGGAATCCTgtaacacacacagacatgcctTTGGTGAACAAGGGTTCCAAAAATAGTGGTTCAAGTACAGCCCAAGGATCCATCTGCCAaccttcacatccagctccaacCCTGACCTGACCAGCTGCTGGACCTTGGGCAAGCTGTACTTTGTTTCCTGCTCTGCAACACAGGCAGCTTAGCAGTACTGACCTCAGATGGTTTCCATGTGGTGGTGCTTAGTTCAAAGACTTTTTGTGAGGGCTGAAGGAGTTAGTAGCAACACTGAGCTTGGATCCGTACCATGCAAACAGCGAACACTATCTGTCAGCCTTAGGGTGACCTGCATGGCATTCTGCCCACAGAGCTTCCCTGTAGAGATACTGAGTCTCACACAAATGCTACTGTGTGCCCACATCAAGATCAAGGAACTCACTTCTACTCCAAACAGCACGACGCTCCTGACTCCAGGGATCTCTGCCAATGCTGCTTCCACTTCCGGTAACACCATGGAAAACTTGGTCTTCGGGAGCACCAGTTTAACACCTGTTAGATCGATTTCTTGCACGGTGCTTCCAAGACCTTTAGGATACTGCTCTGTTACAATAACTGGAATCCCTAAAATCCGGGCCCCTTGCAACTGAAAAAAAAGATCAACAGGAAAGCCATTAGCAGCATGCATGGGTGTGTACGTAAGAATAGCTGCCATGTGTACGTAAGACCTACCAGTCTCTGTCCTACGCTAATAATATCCCCAAAGTACTTGATGGCTGGCCGGAACCTTTCTTGCATATCACAGCAGAAAAACACAGTGCTTGACGGCATAAGATTTCCCAGAGTGGTgagctgaggggaaaaaaaaaaaaaagaatgagttagTGCTCGTTATACAATGGTATTTATTTTCAATGAGGCCAATAAAGAGGGGAAAAATGCTCCTATGTTTGATCCAGTAAGCCATTTCTATAAACATTATCCCAAAGAAGTTCTTTGAAGTCTagcagaaaaaaaacacatcacaACCAAAACAACTTTGGCCACACAGCATATCTATGAATCTGTTCAATGCTAATTCTAAAACAAGAGCTAGTATTCAAACAACATAAAGTCATGAACGTAAAAGttgaaaaatacatagaaaatgaacaaatgtttTTAGGGGCACTGACGGTATTTTCTCTTCAGCCTTCCTTGTATGTTCCACACTTTATTTAAACACATTTACTgaaagttatttcaaaataagttctTGGACCAAGTGGTTCAAGACATCCACATCTCCTATCAACACAATCTACTCCTACTGAGGGTCTGGCTGAGCCCAAGCGCAGCAGTCAATTTCGGAAGCAATCCAGGGGACggctcaaagatttgggaccctgcacccacgtgggagacctggaggaggttcctggttcccagcttcggatcgatgtagcaccagccgttgcggccacttggggagtgaatcatcggacggaagatcttcctctctgtctctcctcctctctgtatttctgactttgtaataaaaataaataaatcttaaaaaaaaaaaagatctctctattttgtttctcttcctctccgtcACCCTggttcaaataagtaaattcaggactttttgaaaagaaggaattttaaaaaaaaccagtaagACTGCTATAGTAGTAAGAAGCAAATTAGAAGACTTAAATGCAGGttcagaaagtcaaatttacagtcATTCAAGCATCACGGATCCTACACTCCAGCTCCACCTGCTTCCTTACCTCATTTCTGCAAACACTGAACCACGCCTCTGTTCTGACCATCTTCACAAAAAGTGAGCAGGCAGTGTGCACATGAGGGCTGCCAAGGACAATCTGTGTGCGTCCGGGACACTGTTTTCCAAAGGACAATGAGGATTTATACCTAAGCACTTTAAATTCCCAATAAATATTACATCTTGGCTCAAGAGGTTGAACAGCCTTGACTTTTCTTTGCATAAATTTAAGCCATTgggggtccggcggcatggcctagcggctaaagtcctcgccttgaaagccctgggatcccatataggcgccggttctaatcccggcagctccatttcccatccagctccctgcttgtggcctgggaaagcagttgaggacggcccaatgcattgggacactgcacccatgtgggagacccggaagaagttcctggttcctggctttggattggcacacaccggccgttggggctcacttggggagtgaatcatcagacgcaagatcttcctctctgtctctcctcctctgtgtatatctggctgtaaaaaaaaaatttaagccatTAGTTCCTAGTCATTCACAAATGGGTTAAGAGTGTAGTCTACACAACGGTTGACCTGCCTCAGGCCTGTGTGAGGTGACAGAAAAACAACTCAGTGAATCCGGAACAAGCGAGAACGGACCCGTCCAAAAAGCAAAGCTCCCGGGCACTCGCCCAGTCACCACCGCACGCTGGATGCCACCCCTGCGACCCGCCCCCCGGCAGCCCGTATTCACCTGTCTGTGTGCGATCCCCATGATTTGGTTATATAGATACTGAAATCACAGATGCTAGAAAAAGCACATCAGAAAGGAAACTTCTAGAGGCAGACCAAATGAGAGcagcaagaaataaaaatgacagctgaaaaaaaaaaggatgcaaacTACActagaagcagagagaacatcAAGGGCTTTGGTGAGGGAGGAACAGGCTGTTTTCCATTCATCAGGAAAATGTTAAGTTACATAATGTTTCAGAAGCCCTGCATGATAAAACAGCCACAGAAGTGAAGGTCGCAAGAAAGTGCCCATCACCAGGGCACGGGGGTCTCCTGTGGCTCCTGCCGCAGGGGGCTCCCCGGGGCCTCCTCTCAGGAGTGTGCAGTCCTGTGCTGCAATCCTGTGCTCACAGTCCAGTCGAGGGGGTCAGCGAACACAGCCGTGGAACCCTCACAGCCCTGCACAAGCTCTGTAGGATGGAAACTCACCGATAACCTTCCAACAAAGAAACCACAGGAAGGCCGTGGCGAGGCATGCTAGATACACCACAGAGCAGAGGACACAGGTGCAGGTCACCGGGGATGCTCCGTGGACATTCTGCGAACTCAGCCCACCTCACTCAGATCTCAGCACACCCCCTAGAAGGGGGCGGCATTCCCTGGCTGCTTCTGAGTAAAGGACAGAAGAGTTCCAGCCAACAGCCATAGGCCAGCTCGTGAGGAATGCACTTCATTATGCCATGCTGATAAACTAGGCCCTGGATACAATACACCGACAATGACCTTCACAGTGTTGCTCTTGATGTCGTACAACCCCAATCAGACAAATCACAGTGGAGGGACACACGACTACAATACTTGCCAAGCACATCTCACAACTGCCAAGGTTACTATAAGCCAGAGTCCGTCCCAGCCCAGATCGGTCAACAGGGGCAAGACAAGAAACAGGGATGGACTGGACCTAGGAATAGAAAAGGGACATGAGGGAAAAACAGGTGAAATCCAAATAGAGCGTGGAGTTCAGTGAATTGCGTAGCAGTGTGGATCCCAATCCTAACACACGAGCTGCTGGGACAAAAGATGTTCCCAACAGAGGAAGCTGGATGCAGGGACACAGCACTCCCAGTGTCGCTGGACATCTAAGACCACTCTGCAATGCAAAACCGCTTCAAACATGAAATTAAAGGCATCCCTGGCTatggcagctgggagccaggatgccACTCCATGAGTACAAGCCAGGGAAGAGGCATAAGGCTGTAAAAACCAACCGGAAACCTCCCTCCAACCACCACCAACCAACCCTCTCTTGCCCCCACCCCAAATCCATGTGACTACCCCCAATCAGCTGCTGTGAAAATGATACAAGGCTGTGTcactcacattttttttattgtccCTCACGAAACTCTCGTAAACCACAATCGATCAGAGAACTAGCTGTCACCCATTTACAAGTAGCAACTGCACAATCATCACCTCTACCACAGCACATTCAAAGTGGCCTCGACCAGGACAAGTAAAGGCGGAGCCATTACAGGTCTATGCAGGCTCAAGAGCATGAAGAAATCACACATAATACAGATGAGATGCAAGatacttaaggaaaaaaaaggtctatggaaatacagaattaaaacCATGAGTTTATCTGATACGATTTGTTGCAAAATATGTGTGAAATGCatttgatgaaaaaaaatctatgcataaatttcaaatgtttttgtgggcctggcaccatggctcaattggctagtcctccctcttcaagtgccagaatctcatactGGCAGAggattgtgtcccggctgctccacttcccatccagctccctgcctgtggcctgggaaggcagtcgaggacagcccaaagccttgggactctgtacccatgtggatatctggaagaaactcctggcttcagataagctcagctccacctgttgcagctacctggagagtgaaccagtagatggaagatctttctctgtctttccttctctctgtaaacctgcctttccaataaaagtaaataaacatgaatatttaaagaaaaatggtttTGCACTAACAAAACTTCATActcaatttattttttccataaacCTCTGGAAGCACTCTTTTATGTATCTGCACACACATATCTTCACATACACCTAAGtttattctcacacacacacacttaaatacAAAATGTTTATCATATCCACTGACTTGCTCAAGCTATAGTTAAAGTGACCAGActaaagaatatatatttttggtCAGTTGCATAAAACTGTCAAGGCTGAGATGGTACCTCAGATTTCATCTTCAATCGGCTGGTCAGCCCCAAGTCCCATCATGAATGTTTCCATGAGAGTGTTTCCATGGTGCAGCTGGCAGGGCTGCGTGGCACAGCCTGCATTGGGTCCATATTCTCTGTGAAAGCAATGCATGCTGGGTGCAGTGTTGGGCCATGACCCCCAACATTCCCACGTTGAAGGCCCCAACAAGCAGGGCCACTACAGGTGTCTAATGCCATCCTACAGGTTAACCTAAGGGTCATACACACCAGAGTGGCAGCTGTCTAACCCAGCATGAGCGACGTCCTTACAAAAGGGTGCcatctggacacacacacacaggagacgaCTCTGCAGACACGGATAGGGACTGTGtgacacacacagcagccaggagccacagacactaggacagaagccaggagtccttGTTCTCTCACAGCCCTGGGAGGAACCAACCCCGGAAACTACCAGCCTCTGGTCGGTAGTCCTCCATCATCCTCGGCAGGGTTTAACGTGATGGATTTACAAACAGTTCTATTACAGACACAAAAACAGCATGTTCCACCCGTCAGGGTCATGGGCAGCAGACCA
It encodes the following:
- the ISOC1 gene encoding isochorismatase domain-containing protein 1, whose amino-acid sequence is MAAAAEPAVPALAGGAGAVAGTPSGAVPVLFCFSVFARPSSVPHGAGYELLIQKFLSLYGDQIDMHRKFVVQLFAEEWGQYVDLPKGFAVSERCKVRLVPLQIQLTTLGNLMPSSTVFFCCDMQERFRPAIKYFGDIISVGQRLLQGARILGIPVIVTEQYPKGLGSTVQEIDLTGVKLVLPKTKFSMVLPEVEAALAEIPGVRSVVLFGVETHVCVQQTALELVGRGIEVHIVADATSSRSMMDRMFALERLARTGIIVTTSEAVLLQLVADKDHPKFKEIQNLIKASAPESGLLSKV